From the Daucus carota subsp. sativus chromosome 8, DH1 v3.0, whole genome shotgun sequence genome, one window contains:
- the LOC108199865 gene encoding uncharacterized protein LOC108199865 — translation MAGGNSSSNYTKHQSNKPSSSSSSSHKSRWESGPTKPPPNRNQNLPAAANSRNLPPPPPLKPKSTSNNNPLPKPSPQNPSPSGPPFDNHGPPPSYGFHMLDRRSIGLADGSVRSYFALPLNYQDFAPQLAPPRFLGNEGNVGKQFPMSPDFRDSRNKNQEYWNSLGREGGSLKRKFVDEGDERDGLARQRQQLLQYGNAGLNSGGGPSNVYGREEEFRGGKFMRGEEGGRNGGRSKFSEADQAALKKAFLHFVKLINEDSGLRKRCLADGKQGRIGCMACRRSTKDFPDMHGLIMHTYNPDNAELLVDHLGLHKALCILMGWNHQIPPDNSKQYHLLSADEAAANQDDLIMWPPHVIIQNTMTGKGRDGRVEGLGNRAMDTKLRDLGFTSGKAKSLYGKQGHLGVTLVKFAGDQSGLKEATRLGEFFEKDNHGRRSWAGMENLVSSKSAENNPNLVKVDKNTGEKEKILFGYLATASDFDKIDQDTKTRVEIVSKRDY, via the exons ATGGCCGGAGGTAACAGCAGCAGCAACTACACCAAACACCAATCTAATAAGCcctcttcatcttcttcctcGTCTCACAAATCTCGCTGGGAATCGGGCCCCACCAAGCCGCCTCCTAATCGGAATCAGAATCTCCCTGCTGCCGCTAATTCGAgaaacttgcctccaccaccaCCCCTTAAGCCCAAATCCACATCTAACAACAACCCTCTTCCTAAACCTAGcccacaaaacccatctccatcTGGGCCCCCATTTGATAACCATGGCCCACCTCCTTCTTATGGCTTTCACATGCTTGATAGGAGGTCAATTGGTCTTGCTGATGGTAGTGTGAGATCTTACTTTGCTTTGCCTTTGAATTACCAAGATTTTGCACCCCAATTGGCCCCACCTAGGTTTTTAGGGAATGAGGGGAATGTGGGTAAGCAGTTTCCGATGAGCCCCGATTTTCGGGATAGTCGGAATAAGAATCAGGAGTATTGGAATTCTTTGGGGAGGGAGGGGGGGTCGTTGAAGAGGAAGTTTGTGGATGAGGGGGATGAGAGGGATGGGTTGGCTAGGCAAAGGCAGCAGCTTTTGCAGTATGGGAATGCGGGGTTGAATTCTGGTGGGGGACCGAGTAATGTGTATGGAAGGGAGGAGGAATTTAGGGGCGGGAAGTTTATGAGGGGTGAAGAGGGTGGGAGGAATGGAGGGAGGAGTAAGTTTAGTGAGGCTGATCAGGCTGCGTTGAAGAAAGCGTTTTTGCATTTTGTTAAGTTGATTAATGAGGATTCAGGTCTGAGGAAGAGATGTCTGGCGGACGGGAAACAAGGTCGTATTGGATGTATGGCATGTCGCAG GTCTACCAAAGATTTCCCAGACATGCATGGTCTTATTATGCATACATACAACCCAGATAATGCTGAATTACTTGTCGATCACTTGGGATTACACAAAGCTTTGTGCATACTTATGGGCTGGAATCATCAGATTCCTCCTGATAATTCAAAGCAGTATCATTTATTATCTGCTGATGAGGCTGCCGCAAATCAGGACGATCTGATTATGTGGCCACCACACGTGATTATTCAAAATACAATGACAGGAAAGGGTAGAGATGGGCGAGTTGAGGGTTTGGGAAATAGAGCAATGGACACTAAGCTTAGAG ATCTTGGTTTCACTAGTGGCAAAGCAAAGTCTTTATATGGGAAACAGGGCCATCTGGGTGTTACTTTGGTCAAATTTGCTGGTGATCAATCAGGGTTAAAGGAGGCTACAAGACTGGGAGAGTTCTTTGAGAAAGATAACCATGGGCGGCGAAGTTGGGCTGGTATGGAAAATTTGGTGTCAAGCAAAAGTGCGGAGAACAATCCAAACCTTGTGAAGGTCGACAAGAATACAGGGGAGAAAGAGAAAATCCTCTTTGGTTATCTAGCAACTGCATCCGATTTTGACAAGATTGATCAGGACACAAAGACGAGGGTGGAGATTGTGAGCAAAAGGGATTACTAG
- the LOC108197267 gene encoding imidazoleglycerol-phosphate dehydratase, chloroplastic isoform X2, protein MKLLSVPPHTFLTNSSPKIRVRVSQSPLISHQNLTFSPIQNPKTRTRICSMPQNNGPSSFQLQTDVVRIGEVKRVTKETNVAVKINLDGSGIADSSTGIPFLDHMLDQLASHGLFDVHVKATGDIHIDDHHTNEDVALAIGTALLNALGDRKGINRFGDFSAPLDEALVHVSLDLSGRPHLGYDLSIPTARVGTYDTQLVEHFFQSLVNTSGMTLHIRQLAGNNSHHIIEATFKAFARALRQATESDPRRHGTVPSSKGVLSRA, encoded by the exons ATGAAGCTGCTTTCAGTTCCTCCCCATACTTTCCTCACCAATTCATCACCAaaaattagggttagggtttcacAATCACCTCTAATTTCTCATCAAAATCTCACCTTTTCTCCAATTCAAAACCCTAAAACACGCACTCGCATCTGCTCTATGCCCCAGAACAATGGTCCCTCTTCATTTCAATTACAGACAG ATGTGGTGCGAATTGGGGAGGTTAAAAGAGTTACCAAAGAGACGAATGTAGCTGTTAAGATTAATTTGGATGGTTCGGGAATTGCGGATAGTAGTACTGGGATTCCGTTTCTTGATCATATGCTTGAT CAACTTGCTTCACATGGCCTATTTGACGTCCATGTAAAGGCAACTGGTGATATACACATTGACGATCATCATACAAATGAAGACGTCGCCCTCGCAATTGGCACG GCCTTGTTGAATGCACTTGGTGATAGAAAAGGAATCAACCGGTTTGGTGACTTTTCAGCTCCACTAGATGAAGCCTTGGTACATGTTTCACTG GACCTATCTGGAAGGCCACATTTAGGCTACGATTTAAGCATACCCACTGCAAGAGTTGGAACATATGATACCCAG CTGGTGGAGCACTTTTTCCAGTCTTTGGTCAATACATCTGGGATGACGCTACACATTAGACAG CTAGCTGGGAATAACTCTCACCATATAATCGAGGCAACCTTTAAGGCATTTGCGAGAGCTCTTCGCCAAGCAACTGAATCTGATCCACGTCGTCACGGTACTGTTCCAAG CTCCAAAGGTGTTCTGTCACGTGCTTGA
- the LOC108197267 gene encoding imidazoleglycerol-phosphate dehydratase, chloroplastic isoform X1, producing the protein MKLLSVPPHTFLTNSSPKIRVRVSQSPLISHQNLTFSPIQNPKTRTRICSMPQNNGPSSFQLQTDVVRIGEVKRVTKETNVAVKINLDGSGIADSSTGIPFLDHMLDQLASHGLFDVHVKATGDIHIDDHHTNEDVALAIGTALLNALGDRKGINRFGDFSAPLDEALVHVSLDLSGRPHLGYDLSIPTARVGTYDTQLVEHFFQSLVNTSGMTLHIRQLAGNNSGVQNLLLNVIVIIFFVTFLQSST; encoded by the exons ATGAAGCTGCTTTCAGTTCCTCCCCATACTTTCCTCACCAATTCATCACCAaaaattagggttagggtttcacAATCACCTCTAATTTCTCATCAAAATCTCACCTTTTCTCCAATTCAAAACCCTAAAACACGCACTCGCATCTGCTCTATGCCCCAGAACAATGGTCCCTCTTCATTTCAATTACAGACAG ATGTGGTGCGAATTGGGGAGGTTAAAAGAGTTACCAAAGAGACGAATGTAGCTGTTAAGATTAATTTGGATGGTTCGGGAATTGCGGATAGTAGTACTGGGATTCCGTTTCTTGATCATATGCTTGAT CAACTTGCTTCACATGGCCTATTTGACGTCCATGTAAAGGCAACTGGTGATATACACATTGACGATCATCATACAAATGAAGACGTCGCCCTCGCAATTGGCACG GCCTTGTTGAATGCACTTGGTGATAGAAAAGGAATCAACCGGTTTGGTGACTTTTCAGCTCCACTAGATGAAGCCTTGGTACATGTTTCACTG GACCTATCTGGAAGGCCACATTTAGGCTACGATTTAAGCATACCCACTGCAAGAGTTGGAACATATGATACCCAG CTGGTGGAGCACTTTTTCCAGTCTTTGGTCAATACATCTGGGATGACGCTACACATTAGACAG CTAGCTGGGAATAACTCTGGAGTACAAAATTTACTGCTGAATGTTATAGTAATCATCTTTTTTGTTACTTTCTTACAAAGCTCCACTTAA
- the LOC108199113 gene encoding uncharacterized protein LOC108199113, whose amino-acid sequence MHNMEDGVGSGDGSSDVIKKKSSSGCLIIKKKGNGVLGFSGSGSKKVHESSNEKKRSRLVDAESESSDELVEPVKRKVKEDIIYERRRSAIDVEEAMAGFGSERKRSGLDVFEFDEYDGFDGKKMRMDYMDDWSKGVGRSGNYRDFGAGASRNVVYRSEDNEKGSMSRVKDKVLHYSGKGRYEEDGDDDDESHLPISFLKEKYREAPNDRIRLQGKNGVLKVMVKKKKQGFREKGSDYPRGDERMGSRSEAALKKNEVKRPAFYSDSKRPRKPVSPRSEKSHKKPRKALPILSNKAEDSETDDSDKSLKLEPMSKQTQRSKKAIKTEHKKLTPTEISTPPSGGKESKVTRGNGTEKQLLREKIRSMLLDRGWRIDYRPRRNRDYLDAVYINPAGTAYWSIIKAYDALQKQLEEEEDKVKPCGESTSSTALPDEIISKLTRQTRKKIERDLKKKKRDAGRVRSAKEVTLTESANGTDSDQQEEKLSSYRKQSHKSLKGKMHEADHAAESDSSGSLYKRKAKQDMAEKESATDSHMIQGRKSKKIGRCTLLVRSSDNGLNSGSDGYVPCTGKRTLLSWLIDSGIVDMSEKVQYMNRRKTRVMLEGWITKDGIHCGCCSKILTISKFEIHAGSKQRQPFPNMFLESGVSLMQCQIDAWNKQEESEREGFHHVDVDGNDPNDDTCGLCGDGGDLICCDGCPSTFHQSCLDIKILPAGDWHCPNCTCKFCGFAGCSNAKANDRTDNLLLRCSLCEKKYHQSCCEDEVDLSVDSGGAANSFCGKNCQEIFSHLQKLLGVKQELESGFSWCLVRRMDSASEMLHLGFPQRVECNSKLAVALSVMDECFLPIVDRRSGINLIHKVLYNCGSNFSRLNYSGFYTVILERGDEMMSVASIRIHGNQLAEMPFIGTRHIYRRQGMCRRLLSAIKSALRKLKVEKLIIPAIAEHMQTWTKNFKFSPLKGSDKQEMRSMNMLVFPRTDMLQKILVKRENMEGSTSNHSGSPSTELKDNCLLLPVSGEKSELDSSPDHDPHTVDNTEVQPLTKNTNKATAAVPALETPTLAMNDIPELCNSLVPSRETKHENSELDSSPGHDLHMTDNTELQPLAESNNKATALFSASETPALPRNDPAVCSSLVFSCEAKDDKSELDSSPKHNPHTRVATESQPLIESSDKATALVSASDTPTLAASDIPAISSSLLSSCQPKHENSQLDTSPMHDTHMSDNTELQPLTESSEKAAAEVSASNVLVVGSSLVSSCEPKHEKSELDLSPEHDPHMGENTEFQPVTESSDKATASVSALETPTQAVNDIPAVCSSLVSSCKSKHETSEIDLSPEHDPHMSNNTESQPLTESIEKAAAVVSASETQILASNDIPLTSSSLVFSSEPATGETFATNLLSDNNLAESIVNLRSTSPFDETSGTIAADNDVPSSSVTGHIQSSDSKAALVKSVDDSSRETSEGDIEEVATDIQNSLSVQDPVSHDKSESTDVDCDINNHSAVDLNDTCEVNVNETLVNPPKIAVEPLSVKDTVEIDTPCETSKANTIAIQDPVHVHDSVSHGNDTAVDLDNTFEVKVSDTSVNSPKDSVEQLSTTKTVEDLAANGTITMCEGGNVVNNTTAIDEKVAGVEPVTDSFSKAVAQNNMSQAIGEGPPESGSETVVVVDERNGDLINSDKGGDVGDVQEVDVKVASVDPIIESNTSAENNTCQTLDESSKNMTSDPIDRSLVDVKSDSQVTPEVASNTMP is encoded by the exons ATGCATAATATGGAGGATGGTGTTGGATCTGGTGATGGATCAAGTGATGTTATAAAGAAGAAGAGCTCGTCGGGTTGTTTGATTATTAAGAAGAAAGGGAATGGAGTGTTGGGTTTTAGTGGTTCGGGTTCGAAGAAGGTGCATGAGTCGAGCAATGAAAAGAAGAGATCTAGGTTGGTTGATGCTGAGTCTGAGTCTAGTGATGAATTGGTAGAGCCTGTTAAAAGGAAAGTGAAGGAAGATATTATTTACGAGAGAAGGAGAAGTGCAATCGATGTGGAAGAGGCGATGGCTGGTTTTGGAAGTGAGAGAAAGAGAAGTGGACTTGATGTGTTTGAGTTTGATGAATATGATGGATTCGATGGTAAGAAAATGAGGATGGATTATATGGATGATTGGTCTAAGGGAGTTGGACGTAGTGGGAATTACCGGGATTTTGGGGCTGGGGCTAGTAGAAATGTTGTTTACAGGAGTGAGGATAATGAAAAAGGTAGCATGTCCAGGGTAAAGGATAAGGTATTGCATTACAGTGGGAAGGGTAGGTACGAGGAGGATggcgatgatgatgatgaatccCATTTACCTATCTCATTTCTGAAAGAGAAGTATCGGGAAGCGCCCAATGATCGTATCAGGCTACAGGGAAAAAATGGTGTGTTGAAGGTAATGGTGAAAAAGAAGAAGCAGGGTTTTCGTGAAAAAGGTTCTGATTACCCGAGAGGTGACGAAAGAATGGGATCTAGGTCTGAAGCTGCGCTCAAGAAGAATGAAGTGAAAAGACCTGCATTTTACTCAGATTCAAAACGACCAAGAAAACCAGTTTCACCTAGGTCAGAGAAAAGTCACAAGAAGCCACGAAAAGCATTGCCAATTTTGAGTAACAAGGCTGAAGACTCTGAAACAGATGACAGTGATAAGTCACTAAAGCTGGAACCAATGAGCAAGCAAACTCAGAGGTCCAAGAAGGCAATCAAAACTGAACATAAGAAACTTACGCCCACTGAAATTTCGACTCCACCCAGTGGAGGCAAGGAAAGCAAAGTTACACGTGGTAATGGTACAGAAAAACAGTTGTTGCGGGAAAAGATAAGAAGTATGCTTCTTGATCGTGGTTGGAGGATTGATTATAGACCAAGAAGGAACAGAGATTACCTAGATGCAGTGTATATTAACCCTGCTGGAACTGCTTATTGGTCAATTATCAAAGCTTATGATGCACTTCAGAAGCAgttggaagaagaagaagataaagtTAAACCTTGTGGTGAATCTACTTCATCCACTGCTTTACCAGACGAAATAATTAGTAAATTGACAAGGCAAACCCGTAAAAAGATTGAGCGGGActtgaaaaagaagaaaagggatgcTGGTCGTGTAAGAAGTGCCAAGGAAGTTACTCTGACCGAGTCTGCTAATGGCACAGACAGTGACCAACAGGAAGAAAAACTTAGCTCTTATAGGAAACAGAGTCACAAGTCACTGAAAGGCAAAATGCATGAAGCAGATCATGCTGCTGAAAGTGATTCGAGTGGTAGTTTGTACAAGAGGAAGGCAAAGCAAGACATGGCTGAAAAAGAATCTGCTACTGACTCTCATATGAtacaaggaaggaaaagtaagaAAATTGGCAGGTGTACATTGTTGGTTCGCAGTTCGGACAATGGCCTGAATTCTGGAAGTGATGGCTATGTTCCATGTACCGGAAAGAGAACCCTTCTCTCTTGGCTGATTGACTCTGGAATTGTGGATATGAGCGAAAAAGTTCAATATATGAACCGTAGAAAGACGAGAGTGATGTTAGAAGGTTGGATCACGAAGGATGGGATACATTGTGGTTGCTGTAGCAAAATTCTTACCATCTCAAAGTTTGAGATCCATGCAGGAAGCAAACAGCGTCAACCTTTCCCAAACATGTTTCTGGAGTCTGGAGTTTCTCTGATGCAATGCCAAATAGATGCCTGGAACAAACAAGAAGAATCAGAACGAGAAGGCTTTCATCATGTAGATGTTGATGGCAATGATCCGAATGATGATACCTGTGGTCTTTGTGGTGATGGTGGGGATCTGATCTGTTGTGATGGTTGCCCATCAACTTTTCATCAAAGCTGCTTGGATATAaag ATTCTCCCAGCAGGTGATTGGCATTGTCCAAATTGTACATGTAAATTTTGTGGTTTTGCTGGTTGCAGCAATGCTAAAGCAAATGATAGAACCGACAATTTACTTCTTCGGTGTAGCCTTTGTGAGAAAAAAT ACCATCAATCATGCTGCGAAGATGAGGTTGATTTATCTGTTGATTCAGGAGGTGCAGCGAACTCGTTTTGTGGGAAGAACTGTCAAGAG ATTTTTTCACATTTGCAGAAGCTTCTTGGGGTCAAACAAGAGTTGGAATCGGGATTTTCTTGGTGTTTAGTTCGTCGAATGGATTCCGCCTCAGAAATGTTGCACCTTGGATTTCCTCAAAGGGTAGAATGCAATTCTAAGCTTGCTGTTGCTTTATCTGTCATGGACGAGTGCTTTTTGCCAATTGTTGACAGGAGAAGTGGGATCAATCTAATCCATAAGGTTCTTTACAATTGCGG ATCAAACTTTAGTCGCTTGAACTATAGTGGCTTTTATACAGTTATTTTGGAGAGGGGTGATGAAATGATGTCTGTTGCATCTATCAG GATCCATGGAAATCAGCTAGCCGAGATGCCTTTTATTGGGACCCGCCATATCTATAGACGTCAAGGGATGTGCCGTCGGTTATTATCAGCTATCAAATCG GCCCTCAGGAAGCTTAAAGTTGAGAAGTTGATTATACCTGCTATTGCTGAACACATGCAAACATGGACTAAAAACTTTAAATTTAGTCCTTTGAAGGGATCTGACAAACAAGAAATGAGGTCCATGAATATGTTGGTGTTTCCTCGTACAGATATGCTACAGAAGATATTGGTAAAGCGAGAAAACATGGAAGGAAGCACAAGTAATCATTCAG GTTCACCGTCCACCGAATTGAAGGATAATTGTCTTTTATTGCCAGTTTCTGGTGAAAAATCTGAACTCGATTCATCTCCTGACCATGATCCCCATACGGTAGACAACACTGAAGTGCAGCCTTTGACAAAGAACACTAACAAAGCAACTGCTGCGGTTCCTGCTTTAGAAACTCCAACTCTTGCCATGAATGATATTCCTGAATTATGTAATTCTTTAGTTCCCTCTCGTGAAACTAAACATGAAAATTCTGAACTTGATTCATCTCCTGGGCATGATCTCCATATGACCGACAACACTGAATTGCAGCCTTTGGCCGAGAGCAATAACAAAGCCACTGCTCTGTTTTCTGCTTCAGAAACCCCAGCTCTTCCTAGAAATGATCCCGCGGTATGTAGTTCTTTAGTTTTCTCTTGTGAAGCTAAAGATGATAAATCTGAACTTGATTCATCTCCCAAGCACAATCCCCATACAAGGGTGGCCACTGAATCACAGCCTTTGATCGAGAGCAGTGACAAAGCCACTGCTTTGGTTTCCGCTTCAGACACCCCAACTCTTGCTGCAAGTGATATTCCTGCAATAAGTAGTTCTCTACTTTCCTCTTGTCAACCTAAACATGAAAATTCTCAACTTGATACATCTCCTATGCATGATACTCATATGAGCGACAACACTGAGTTGCAGCCTTTGACCGAGAGCAGCGAGAAAGCCGCTGCTGAAGTTTCTGCTTCAAATGTTCTTGTGGTAGGTAGTTCTTTAGTTTCCTCCTGTGAACCAAAACATGAGAAATCTGAACTTGATTTATCTCCTGAGCATGATCCTCATATGGGCGAGAACACTGAATTCCAGCCTGTGACCGAGAGCAGTGACAAAGCCACTGCTTCGGTTTCTGCTTTAGAAACCCCAACTCAAGCTGTGAATGATATTCCTGCCGTATGTAGTTCTTTAGTTTCCTCCTGTAAATCTAAACATGAAACCTCAGAAATTGATTTATCTCCGGAGCATGATCCCCATATGAGCAACAACACTGAATCGCAGCCTTTAACTGAGAGCATTGAGAAAGCCGCTGCTGTGGTTTCTGCTTCAGAAACCCAAATTCTTGCTTCAAATGATATTCCTTTGACAAGTAGTTCTTTAGTTTTCTCTTCTGAACCTGCTACAGGGGAGACTTTTGCGACTAATCTATTATCAGATAACAATCTAGCTGAATCTATTGTCAACTTGAGGTCTACAAGTCCTTTTGATGAAACTTCCGGTACAATTGCAGCTGATAATGATGTCCCTAGTTCATCTGTTACGGGTCACATTCAATCTTCTGATTCAAAAGCAGCTTTAGTTAAATCGGTTGATGACTCTTCACGTGAAACTTCAGAAGGCGATATTGAAGAGGTTGCAACTGATATCCAGaattctctctctgtgcaagatCCTGTTTCTCATGACAAAAGTGAAAGCACAGATGTTGATTGTGATATAAATAATCACAGTGCAGTTGACTTGAATGATACTTGTGAAGTCAATGTAAACGAGACTCTCGTCAACCCTCCCAAGATTGCTGTTGAGCCATTATCTGTAAAGGATACTGTTGAGATTGACACTCCATGTGAAACTTCTAAAGCGAATACAATTGCTATTCAGGATCCTGTACATGTACATGATTCTGTTTCTCATGGCAATGACACTGCGGTTGACTTGGACAATACTTTTGAAGTTAAGGTTAGTGACACTTCTGTCAATTCTCCCAAGGATTCTGTTGAGCAATTATCTACAACAAAAACAGTTGAAGATCTTGCTGCAAATGGAACCATCACCATGTGCGAGGGAGGCAATGTGGTGAACAATACTACTGCAATAGACGAGAAAGTTGCTGGTGTTGAACCTGTCACGGATTCTTTCAGCAAAGCAGTGGCACAAAATAATATGTCTCAAGCAATTGGTGAAGGCCCTCCAGAATCTGGTTCTGAGACTGTTGTGGTAGTTGACGAGAGGAATGGAGACTTGATAAACTCAGACAAAGGGGGTGATGTAGGTGATGTTCAAGAAGTAGATgtaaaggttgcttctgttgatCCTATTATTGAATCCAACACTTCGGCTGAGAATAACACTTGCCAGACCCTCGACGAGAGCTCCAAAAACATGACATCCGATCCAATTGATCGGAGTTTAGTTGATGTAAAAAGTGATTCACAAGTGACTCCAGAAGTCGCTTCAAACACAATGCCATGA